One region of uncultured Sulfurimonas sp. genomic DNA includes:
- a CDS encoding class I SAM-dependent methyltransferase yields the protein MELTIKKSYIYKQQPRKELLNLIPPINLGGNILEIGAGAGDTLLYAKEHGFAKNIYGVELCKIENSNQGNKIFSNFIIGNIETMDLPFENSQFDVIICGDVLEHLINPSKTLESLKKYLKPNGALIASIPNIREFETMKKIFFQGDFRYEDSGILDRTHLRFFCKKNIIKLFENQDFNITKIVSSNKGLAMRYLKRLRLFKLFLQIFFEEFVTVRYYIVALKK from the coding sequence TTGGAGTTAACTATAAAAAAATCATATATATACAAACAGCAACCCAGAAAAGAACTATTAAACTTAATACCACCTATTAATCTTGGTGGAAATATTTTAGAAATTGGTGCTGGTGCTGGAGACACTTTATTATATGCTAAAGAACATGGTTTTGCTAAAAATATATATGGTGTAGAACTATGTAAAATAGAAAATTCAAATCAAGGTAATAAAATATTTTCAAACTTCATTATTGGAAATATTGAAACTATGGACTTACCTTTTGAGAATTCACAGTTTGATGTTATTATATGTGGAGATGTGCTAGAACATTTAATAAATCCATCTAAGACATTAGAATCACTAAAAAAATATTTAAAACCAAATGGTGCATTAATAGCAAGTATCCCGAATATTCGTGAGTTTGAAACAATGAAAAAGATATTTTTTCAAGGTGATTTTAGATATGAAGATTCTGGTATTTTAGACAGAACACATTTAAGATTTTTTTGCAAAAAAAACATAATAAAACTTTTTGAAAATCAAGATTTTAATATTACAAAAATAGTTAGCAGTAACAAAGGTCTAGCTATGAGATATCTCAAAAGACTACGATTATTTAAACTATTCTTACAAATATTTTTTGAAGAGTTTGTTACTGTTAGGTATTATATAGTAGCTTTAAAGAAATAA
- a CDS encoding glycosyltransferase family 2 protein has translation MNSLVSIAISTYNGEAFLREQLDSILNQTYKNLEIIISDDCSIDNTIKIIREYQDKDKRIVFHQNKKNLGFVKNFENAISLCTGDYIALSDQDDIWKLNKIELFVSQIKENSLIYSNATLIDKNSKEKNKNFIKEDNIRQWKSNIPFLLYNVISGNTMMFKKELLKHILPFPNNITYHDFWIAFVASTYGTITYTQEPMIFYRKHDEQVTFSKKQTHKNYLQKLQYKKEILLEQVKNKIYNLEAFRTLSILDNDTKKLLDLLTLHYNNYEDIYFNTKLYNILKNNADDIFFLYPAKKRKKQAFRHSVGLKLNAMTLYKI, from the coding sequence ATGAATAGCTTAGTTTCAATTGCAATATCAACATATAATGGAGAAGCTTTTTTAAGAGAACAATTAGATTCTATTTTAAATCAAACCTATAAAAACTTAGAAATAATTATTTCTGATGATTGTTCAATAGACAATACGATAAAAATTATTAGAGAATATCAAGACAAAGACAAAAGAATTGTTTTTCATCAAAATAAAAAAAACTTAGGTTTTGTTAAAAATTTTGAAAATGCCATATCGCTTTGTACAGGCGACTATATAGCTCTATCTGATCAAGATGATATATGGAAACTCAATAAAATAGAACTATTTGTCTCTCAGATAAAAGAAAATAGTTTAATCTATTCAAATGCTACTCTGATAGATAAAAATTCTAAAGAAAAAAATAAAAACTTTATAAAAGAAGATAATATTCGTCAATGGAAATCAAATATCCCTTTTTTGCTTTATAATGTCATTTCTGGAAATACTATGATGTTTAAAAAAGAGTTATTAAAGCATATATTGCCATTTCCTAACAACATAACTTATCACGACTTTTGGATAGCTTTTGTTGCTTCTACTTATGGAACTATCACCTACACACAAGAACCGATGATTTTTTATAGAAAACATGATGAACAGGTTACATTTAGTAAAAAGCAGACTCACAAAAATTATCTTCAAAAACTTCAGTATAAAAAAGAAATTTTATTAGAACAAGTTAAAAATAAAATATACAACCTTGAAGCATTTAGAACATTGTCAATATTAGATAATGATACAAAAAAATTACTTGACTTACTTACTTTACATTACAACAACTATGAAGATATTTATTTTAATACTAAACTATATAATATTTTAAAAAATAATGCAGATGATATCTTCTTTTTATATCCAGCAAAAAAAAGAAAAAAACAGGCTTTTAGGCACTCCGTTGGTTTAAAACTAAATGCTATGACTTTATATAAAATTTGA
- a CDS encoding MBOAT family O-acyltransferase, protein MLFNSYEFIFAFLPLTFLIYFFLLHKRLLVGAKGFLVFASLFFYSWWNIAYLPLILISMLFNFVVGNSLNSNFNKIRLHKKSLLTFGIIANLSLLGYFKYADFFISNINSVVDANLTMLNLALPLAISFFTFQQIAYLVDSFRQETAEYDFLNYALFVTFFPQLIAGPIVHHKEMMPQFASRWNLVKNYKNIALGLFIFSIGLFKKVVIADTFAVWATNGFDNAVTLNLFEAWATSLSYTFQLYFDFSGYTDMAIGAALLFNIKLPINFNSPYKAKDIQDFWKRWHITLSRFLRDYIYIPLGGNRVAEHRVLTNLMFTFIIGGLWHGAGWTFVFWGFLHGGALVIHRVYKKLNFTMNSILAWFITFNFINISWVFFRAKEFEDAIKVLSGMFGFSGVMLPEKWSDLLSFLSQYNIEFGTVFQSISGKDKTITFIILAFILVLYFKNSTQYRDNFKTTYKNFIFTLILFLTSVSMFSQVSEFLYFNF, encoded by the coding sequence ATGCTCTTTAACTCTTATGAATTTATTTTTGCATTTCTACCACTAACATTTCTCATATACTTTTTTCTTTTACACAAAAGATTGTTAGTTGGAGCAAAAGGTTTTTTAGTGTTTGCATCTCTATTTTTTTATAGCTGGTGGAACATAGCTTATCTACCTCTTATCTTAATCTCTATGCTTTTTAATTTTGTCGTAGGCAACTCTTTAAATTCTAATTTCAATAAGATTAGACTACATAAAAAATCACTCCTAACTTTTGGGATTATTGCAAACTTATCACTACTTGGCTACTTTAAATATGCTGATTTTTTTATATCAAACATAAACTCCGTAGTAGATGCTAATCTAACAATGTTAAATCTAGCACTTCCTTTAGCAATTAGTTTTTTTACCTTTCAACAAATAGCATATCTTGTTGATAGCTTTAGGCAAGAAACAGCGGAGTATGACTTTTTAAATTATGCACTATTTGTTACATTTTTTCCTCAACTTATTGCAGGACCGATTGTACACCATAAAGAGATGATGCCTCAGTTTGCAAGTCGTTGGAACTTAGTTAAAAACTATAAAAATATAGCCTTAGGTTTATTTATATTTTCAATAGGATTATTTAAAAAAGTAGTAATAGCAGACACCTTTGCAGTGTGGGCAACAAATGGCTTTGACAATGCTGTAACACTAAATCTTTTTGAAGCTTGGGCAACAAGTTTAAGCTATACCTTTCAGCTATACTTTGACTTTAGTGGATACACAGATATGGCAATAGGTGCAGCATTGCTTTTCAATATCAAACTACCTATTAACTTCAACTCTCCATATAAAGCAAAAGATATTCAAGACTTTTGGAAAAGATGGCATATTACTCTTAGTCGATTTCTTAGAGATTATATTTATATTCCATTAGGTGGAAACAGAGTAGCAGAACACAGAGTCTTAACAAACTTAATGTTTACTTTTATCATAGGTGGGTTGTGGCATGGAGCTGGTTGGACATTTGTGTTTTGGGGATTTTTACATGGAGGGGCATTAGTTATTCATAGAGTTTACAAAAAATTAAACTTTACTATGAACTCAATTTTAGCTTGGTTCATAACTTTTAACTTCATAAATATATCTTGGGTTTTTTTTAGAGCTAAAGAGTTTGAAGATGCTATAAAAGTCCTCTCAGGAATGTTTGGATTTTCTGGAGTTATGCTTCCTGAAAAATGGTCTGATTTACTTAGTTTTTTATCTCAGTACAATATAGAATTTGGAACGGTTTTTCAAAGTATTTCAGGTAAAGATAAAACTATTACATTTATAATTTTAGCTTTTATTTTAGTTTTGTACTTTAAAAACAGTACACAATACAGAGATAACTTTAAGACTACTTATAAAAATTTTATTTTTACACTTATCTTATTCTTAACTTCGGTTTCAATGTTTTCTCAAGTATCTGAATTTTTGTATTTTAATTTTTAA
- the rfbB gene encoding dTDP-glucose 4,6-dehydratase, giving the protein MKNILVTGCAGFIGSNFVPYFLDKYLDYKIINLDLLTYAGDLENLRECENNPRYKLIKGDICNRELVEFIFREYDINGVIHFAAESHVDNSIKNPGVFVETNVNGTFTLLDVAKEYWMYEPFNYKQRYKDARFHHISTDEVYGTLNETDLFTEETPYAPNSPYSASKAASDMIVRSYQETYGMNTVITNCSNNYGPKQHDEKLIPTIIRKALAGEDIPIYGDGKNVRDWLYVLDHCKGIDLVYHTGKVGNVYNIGGRNERTNLEIVDAICNILDKKVPAKKRYKELITFVKDRAGHDRRYAIDAAKIEKDLGWRADENFDSGIVKTVEWYLRKYD; this is encoded by the coding sequence ATGAAAAATATTTTAGTAACAGGATGTGCAGGTTTTATCGGTAGTAATTTTGTTCCATACTTTTTAGATAAGTATCTTGATTATAAAATTATAAATTTAGATTTACTCACTTATGCAGGAGATTTGGAAAACTTAAGAGAGTGCGAAAATAACCCTAGATATAAACTTATCAAAGGCGACATTTGTAACCGTGAACTTGTTGAGTTTATATTTAGAGAGTATGACATAAACGGTGTCATTCACTTTGCCGCAGAGTCTCATGTTGATAACTCCATAAAAAATCCTGGTGTGTTTGTTGAGACAAATGTAAATGGTACATTTACACTTCTTGATGTAGCAAAAGAGTACTGGATGTACGAACCTTTTAATTATAAACAAAGATATAAAGATGCAAGGTTTCATCATATCTCTACGGATGAAGTTTATGGAACTCTAAATGAAACAGACCTCTTCACGGAAGAGACTCCTTACGCTCCAAACTCTCCATACTCAGCATCTAAAGCTGCATCTGACATGATTGTGAGAAGCTATCAAGAGACTTATGGTATGAACACAGTAATTACAAACTGCTCAAACAACTATGGACCAAAACAGCATGATGAAAAACTAATCCCAACCATAATAAGAAAAGCACTAGCTGGAGAAGATATCCCAATCTATGGAGATGGTAAAAATGTTAGAGACTGGCTCTATGTACTTGACCACTGCAAAGGAATAGACTTAGTTTACCACACTGGCAAAGTAGGAAATGTCTATAATATCGGCGGAAGAAATGAGAGAACAAACCTTGAAATAGTGGATGCAATATGTAATATTTTAGATAAAAAAGTTCCAGCTAAGAAAAGATACAAAGAGCTCATAACTTTTGTAAAAGACAGAGCTGGACATGATAGAAGATATGCAATAGATGCTGCAAAGATAGAAAAAGATCTTGGCTGGAGGGCTGATGAAAATTTTGATAGTGGGATTGTTAAGACTGTTGAGTGGTATCTTAGAAAATATGACTGA
- a CDS encoding glycosyltransferase, which translates to MNNEQTIKLSVTVITYNQENLIEETLDSILSQKLKVPFEIIIGDDASSDKTPDILKKYAKKYPEIIRPIFRTKNLGHTGNYIETSRMATGEYIAHLDGDDLMLPGKLQKQVDFLDKHKECSMVHHLVNFIDKQGNITGKTKVRSATIGTINNIIEQNHIINSSNMFRRSCLDNHFYNIPHSLMLHDKLAHMIKAQYGRVCVIPEILGSYRVYSESIFKSASSYKLFNAQLYTVDYAKNLKGTSDKSIRKGKSILYLARVRGHYKKKNYTRAKYYLKLARDLVPYSYDACRFGLKLWIKIL; encoded by the coding sequence ATGAATAATGAACAAACTATAAAGTTAAGCGTAACTGTAATTACTTATAACCAAGAAAATTTAATTGAAGAAACATTAGATAGCATATTAAGTCAAAAATTAAAGGTACCTTTTGAAATTATAATAGGTGACGATGCTTCTAGTGATAAAACACCTGATATATTAAAAAAATATGCTAAAAAATATCCAGAGATAATAAGGCCTATTTTTAGAACTAAAAACCTTGGACATACTGGAAATTATATAGAGACATCAAGAATGGCAACAGGTGAGTATATAGCTCATTTGGATGGTGATGATTTAATGCTTCCTGGTAAGTTACAAAAGCAAGTTGATTTTTTGGATAAGCATAAAGAATGTAGTATGGTTCATCATCTTGTAAATTTTATAGATAAACAAGGGAATATTACAGGAAAAACAAAAGTACGAAGTGCAACAATTGGTACAATTAACAATATTATAGAGCAGAATCATATTATTAACAGTTCCAATATGTTTAGACGTAGTTGTTTAGATAATCATTTCTATAACATACCACATAGTTTAATGCTACATGACAAATTAGCACATATGATTAAAGCTCAATACGGAAGAGTATGTGTTATACCTGAAATACTTGGTAGTTATCGTGTGTACTCAGAGTCAATATTTAAAAGTGCATCTTCATATAAACTTTTTAATGCACAACTTTATACAGTTGATTATGCAAAAAACTTAAAAGGTACATCGGATAAATCAATTAGAAAAGGTAAAAGTATTTTATACTTAGCACGTGTTCGTGGACATTATAAAAAGAAAAATTATACGAGAGCTAAATATTATCTGAAGCTCGCAAGAGACTTGGTTCCTTATTCTTATGATGCGTGTAGGTTTGGACTAAAATTATGGATAAAAATTTTATAA
- a CDS encoding O-antigen ligase family protein, translated as MKILIVGLLRLLSGILENMTDNISFFQKHLSTAKENINLLINYLLLLYAFAMPLNISKAQDITYILVALWIVSFDYKIVLAFIKKNRLFQTILLLSFLIFVSFLWSDLDKKIITNTHLYYANAYDYIFRYSVFFLLPIIIIITKLKKEFIPLFINSFLLGMFVNEVMAYGIFFEFWTTHKGIPSNPIVFHKNHITYSAFVGFTVLLLLYKINHIKSIYFKIIYSFFIITMTINLFMSQGRTGQFSFFITGTLLILIYFRKNIRALFLSFFILTTVFLLGFYNMSTFNLRVNQAIKSVENVIQGKNLGSSFGTRIMAFDTIPYLINKENFLFGVGMGDKPHHISTTLKEEYPNRIMNFDTHGFLHNSHLEMLVSNGLIGIILYLFIFYLLFKMPIKDPFMKYMAYSLGIYYLCVGMTTDIFFFKAIMSLFAIFLAVIILQHQLEENTN; from the coding sequence ATGAAAATTTTGATAGTGGGATTGTTAAGACTGTTGAGTGGTATCTTAGAAAATATGACTGACAACATATCTTTTTTTCAAAAACATTTAAGCACTGCAAAAGAAAATATAAATCTCTTAATAAACTATTTACTTCTTTTATATGCTTTTGCAATGCCTTTAAATATATCAAAAGCACAAGATATTACATATATCTTAGTTGCTCTTTGGATAGTAAGCTTTGACTATAAAATAGTATTAGCATTTATAAAAAAAAATAGACTATTTCAAACTATTTTGCTTCTAAGTTTCTTAATCTTTGTCTCATTTTTATGGAGTGATTTAGATAAAAAGATCATTACTAACACACATTTATATTATGCTAATGCTTACGATTATATTTTTAGATATAGCGTATTTTTTTTATTGCCTATTATCATCATAATTACAAAACTAAAAAAAGAATTCATACCACTTTTTATAAACAGTTTTTTACTTGGAATGTTTGTAAATGAAGTTATGGCTTATGGGATTTTTTTTGAGTTTTGGACAACGCACAAAGGAATACCTTCAAATCCTATAGTATTTCATAAAAACCATATTACTTATAGTGCTTTTGTTGGATTTACAGTTTTACTTCTTTTATATAAAATCAACCATATTAAAAGTATATACTTTAAAATAATTTACTCCTTTTTCATCATAACTATGACTATCAATCTTTTTATGTCTCAAGGAAGAACAGGACAATTTTCTTTTTTTATAACTGGTACTCTACTTATACTCATATACTTTAGAAAAAACATTAGGGCTTTGTTCTTATCATTTTTTATCTTAACTACTGTGTTTTTACTTGGCTTTTACAACATGTCCACATTTAACTTAAGAGTAAATCAAGCGATAAAAAGTGTTGAAAATGTTATACAAGGGAAAAATTTGGGTTCAAGTTTTGGCACGAGAATAATGGCTTTTGACACAATCCCATATCTTATAAACAAAGAAAACTTTTTATTTGGTGTTGGTATGGGAGACAAACCACATCACATAAGTACAACTCTAAAAGAAGAATACCCAAATCGCATAATGAACTTTGATACTCATGGATTTTTACACAACTCTCATTTAGAGATGTTAGTCTCAAACGGTTTAATAGGAATAATTTTATATTTATTTATTTTTTACTTGCTCTTTAAGATGCCTATAAAAGATCCTTTTATGAAGTATATGGCATACTCTCTTGGCATATACTATTTATGTGTTGGTATGACTACTGATATATTCTTTTTTAAAGCTATTATGTCTCTATTTGCCATATTTTTAGCAGTTATTATTCTTCAACATCAACTAGAGGAAAATACAAACTAG
- a CDS encoding glycosyltransferase, producing MINKQNTAVICLSPNKGGLELASLKLALILSKYINITLIIKDKSFMHEQSLNNQDYKNLNYKTISFKTNLSSSIILNARKIVKNNNIKNVIFVGASELKSLYFSFLGLNINLIVRHGTTKSTPKKDWFHRLIYSEVAYHVAISKHLSKNVKEIIPFGRKTELVTIYPSMPKAISNKQKVENKELKLLHVGRITPGKGLKEALQACEILKQNDINFALDSFGGMSGKYKNEFESFLDKFTYRDSFNLCGFTNNIYDEYPKHDIFIFPTKGEGFGNVMMEAISHGIIVLAFDNTAITNFREMGFHIHLVKDANVKALGDKLLCIAQNLEEEKKLALENILKAKTIFSSEREANEYLKLLK from the coding sequence GTGATTAACAAACAAAATACAGCTGTTATATGTCTCTCGCCTAACAAAGGTGGTTTAGAGTTAGCATCTTTAAAACTCGCATTAATTTTATCTAAATATATAAACATAACACTTATAATCAAAGACAAAAGCTTTATGCATGAGCAAAGTTTAAATAATCAAGACTATAAAAATCTAAATTATAAGACTATATCTTTTAAGACCAATCTAAGCTCTTCAATAATATTAAATGCAAGAAAGATAGTTAAAAATAATAATATCAAAAATGTTATTTTTGTGGGTGCATCGGAGTTGAAGTCGTTATATTTCTCTTTTTTAGGACTAAATATAAATCTAATAGTAAGACATGGAACTACAAAATCAACTCCAAAAAAAGATTGGTTTCATAGACTCATATACTCAGAAGTGGCTTATCATGTAGCTATCTCTAAGCATCTCTCAAAAAATGTAAAAGAGATTATCCCATTTGGCAGAAAAACTGAGCTTGTTACGATATATCCATCAATGCCAAAAGCAATTTCAAATAAACAAAAAGTAGAAAATAAAGAGTTAAAATTACTTCATGTTGGCAGGATAACACCTGGAAAAGGTTTAAAAGAGGCTCTACAAGCTTGTGAAATTTTAAAACAAAATGACATAAACTTCGCACTAGATAGCTTCGGAGGAATGTCAGGTAAATATAAAAATGAATTTGAATCCTTTTTAGATAAATTTACCTATAGAGACTCTTTTAATCTTTGTGGTTTTACTAACAATATATATGACGAATATCCAAAACATGACATTTTTATATTTCCAACAAAAGGTGAAGGTTTTGGAAATGTAATGATGGAAGCTATTTCACACGGTATAATTGTACTTGCTTTTGACAATACTGCTATAACGAACTTTAGAGAGATGGGTTTTCATATCCACCTTGTTAAAGATGCTAATGTAAAAGCTCTTGGAGATAAACTTTTATGTATAGCTCAAAACTTAGAAGAAGAAAAAAAGCTAGCATTAGAAAATATTTTAAAAGCTAAAACTATTTTTTCATCTGAACGTGAAGCTAATGAGTATCTTAAACTATTAAAATAA
- a CDS encoding glycosyltransferase — MKVSIIIAVYKDIESLDLMIRALKKQTYKNFEVVVAEDNNSAEMKKYIASIEGLDVKHTYQEDKGVRKSRSQNNGILAASGDYLIFLDGDIIPYSTFVQGHVDLAQKNRVLAGRRVNLNAELTKKFRDKTLSSYTLEKFYFFLGFGLMFDRNARFEQGIHIDANSLIYKKFMANRKRNTSLIGCNFSCYKEAMIAINGFDESYGESSLPDDMDLDWRFRAYGLKLHSCKNVANTFHLYHKKQDNPTSQEQWDRFNKNKEEKKFVCDEGLSQHE; from the coding sequence GTGAAAGTAAGCATAATAATTGCGGTTTACAAAGATATCGAGTCCTTAGATTTAATGATAAGAGCGTTAAAAAAACAGACTTACAAAAACTTTGAAGTTGTTGTTGCAGAAGATAATAATTCTGCTGAGATGAAAAAGTATATAGCTTCGATTGAAGGCTTGGATGTAAAACACACCTATCAAGAAGACAAAGGTGTAAGAAAATCAAGATCTCAAAACAATGGCATTTTGGCAGCTAGTGGAGATTATTTAATATTTTTAGATGGAGATATTATTCCTTACTCTACTTTTGTGCAAGGTCATGTTGACTTGGCTCAAAAAAATAGAGTTTTAGCTGGAAGAAGAGTAAATTTAAATGCAGAACTTACTAAAAAGTTTAGAGATAAAACACTCTCGTCATATACTCTAGAAAAATTTTACTTTTTCTTAGGGTTTGGCTTAATGTTTGACAGAAATGCAAGGTTTGAGCAAGGCATACATATAGATGCCAACTCTTTAATATATAAAAAATTTATGGCAAATAGAAAACGAAATACAAGCCTTATAGGCTGTAATTTTTCTTGTTATAAAGAAGCTATGATAGCTATAAATGGTTTTGATGAGAGTTACGGAGAGTCATCTTTGCCAGATGATATGGACTTAGATTGGCGTTTTCGTGCTTATGGACTTAAGCTTCACTCTTGTAAAAATGTAGCGAACACTTTTCATCTATATCATAAAAAACAGGATAATCCTACATCACAAGAACAGTGGGATAGGTTTAATAAAAATAAAGAAGAGAAAAAATTTGTTTGTGATGAGGGTTTAAGTCAGCATGAATAA
- the rfbD gene encoding dTDP-4-dehydrorhamnose reductase — translation MDILITGSNGQVASELRELASEYHYNFFFKDKNSLDITNEKDTKEFVDTNNINIIINCAAYTAVDKAEAEENLADAINHLAVKNLAQISKEKNIKLIHISTDYVFDGKNHKPYLESDATSPNSIYGKTKLDGEKAMIKINPKDSLIIRTSWVYSSYGSNFVKTMLRLAKEKNELGVIYDQVGTPTYAKDLAKTILEILPNITNEKVEIYHYTNEGVLSWYDFAKEIIKMAKRECFIKPIETKEYPTPASRPHYSLLNKSKIKKEFNITIPFWKDSLDACLRALGERK, via the coding sequence TTGGATATATTAATTACAGGCTCAAACGGACAAGTAGCAAGTGAGCTTAGAGAGTTGGCATCTGAGTATCATTATAACTTTTTCTTTAAAGACAAAAACAGTTTAGATATTACAAACGAAAAAGATACAAAAGAGTTTGTTGATACAAATAACATCAACATCATCATAAACTGTGCGGCTTATACAGCTGTTGATAAAGCAGAAGCGGAAGAAAATCTAGCAGATGCCATAAACCATTTGGCTGTTAAAAATTTAGCTCAAATTTCTAAAGAAAAGAACATAAAACTTATTCATATCTCAACTGATTATGTATTTGATGGAAAAAATCACAAGCCATATTTAGAATCAGATGCAACATCCCCAAATAGCATCTATGGAAAAACTAAGTTAGATGGCGAAAAAGCTATGATAAAAATCAATCCTAAAGATTCTCTTATCATTAGAACATCATGGGTTTACTCTTCTTATGGAAGCAACTTTGTAAAAACTATGCTTAGACTAGCAAAAGAAAAAAATGAGCTTGGTGTTATATATGATCAAGTAGGAACTCCGACTTATGCGAAAGATTTGGCTAAAACTATTTTGGAAATATTACCTAACATTACTAATGAAAAAGTAGAAATATATCACTACACAAATGAAGGAGTTCTCTCTTGGTATGATTTTGCAAAAGAGATTATAAAGATGGCAAAAAGAGAGTGTTTTATCAAACCTATAGAGACAAAAGAGTACCCAACACCAGCTTCAAGACCGCACTATTCACTTTTAAATAAATCAAAAATAAAAAAAGAATTTAACATCACTATTCCTTTTTGGAAAGACAGTTTAGATGCATGTTTAAGAGCTTTAGGAGAGAGAAAATAA
- a CDS encoding glycosyltransferase family 4 protein, whose product MSKLSVLELCMSPDLGGLELYMLRAAKALKDEFNVISIINEDSKLEHYYDENDKYVKIKKTSNLFIFGAAKKLAKIIDDEKVDAIHMHWTKDIPFVVLAKLLSKRKPKIAQTRNMTMTRFKNDFYHRLMYKNMDLMLPVTYQVKEQLEKFIPQDIRPKIEVLYMGSDKPEMLGVDEVKGLKIELGFDTKSFNIGMVGRINEAKGQHLLIKAVDVLVKSGLNVNAYFVGHAMKESYLEMLKSDVKARGLEKNIHFLGFMKNPHHFYQVCDAVVLASRRETFGLVLIEAMQVGTAVVGANSGGVVEIIDDEKTGLLFESENFESLAMAIEKLINNLELTKSIAKAGQEKCEKKFSNELQFKKLKNILKELA is encoded by the coding sequence ATGAGTAAGTTGAGTGTTTTAGAGTTGTGTATGTCTCCAGACTTAGGTGGGCTTGAGCTTTATATGCTCAGAGCGGCAAAAGCTTTAAAAGATGAGTTTAATGTTATTAGCATCATAAATGAAGACTCAAAGCTAGAACACTATTATGATGAAAATGACAAATATGTAAAAATCAAAAAAACATCAAATCTTTTTATATTTGGTGCAGCTAAAAAACTTGCAAAAATAATAGATGATGAGAAAGTAGATGCTATTCATATGCACTGGACAAAAGATATCCCTTTTGTAGTTCTTGCCAAATTACTATCAAAAAGAAAACCAAAAATAGCACAGACTAGAAACATGACTATGACTAGATTTAAGAATGATTTTTACCATAGGCTAATGTATAAAAATATGGACTTAATGTTGCCCGTAACTTACCAAGTAAAAGAGCAATTGGAAAAATTTATACCTCAAGATATACGACCAAAAATCGAAGTTTTATACATGGGTTCAGATAAGCCTGAGATGCTGGGTGTTGATGAAGTAAAAGGCTTAAAAATAGAGTTGGGCTTTGATACAAAAAGTTTTAATATAGGGATGGTAGGGCGTATAAATGAAGCAAAAGGTCAGCACCTGCTTATAAAAGCTGTTGATGTTTTAGTAAAAAGTGGTTTAAATGTAAATGCGTATTTTGTAGGTCATGCGATGAAAGAGTCTTACTTGGAGATGTTAAAGAGTGATGTAAAAGCTAGAGGCTTAGAAAAAAATATACATTTTTTAGGTTTTATGAAAAATCCACATCATTTTTACCAAGTTTGTGATGCTGTTGTTCTTGCATCTAGACGTGAGACCTTTGGACTTGTTCTTATAGAAGCGATGCAAGTTGGTACCGCTGTTGTTGGTGCAAACAGTGGCGGAGTTGTAGAGATAATCGATGATGAAAAAACAGGCTTACTTTTTGAGAGTGAAAATTTTGAAAGCTTGGCTATGGCAATAGAGAAATTAATAAATAATTTAGAACTAACTAAAAGCATTGCAAAAGCTGGACAAGAAAAGTGTGAGAAAAAGTTTTCTAATGAATTACAGTTTAAGAAGTTAAAAAATATTTTAAAAGAGTTAGCGTGA